Proteins from a genomic interval of Heteronotia binoei isolate CCM8104 ecotype False Entrance Well chromosome 5, APGP_CSIRO_Hbin_v1, whole genome shotgun sequence:
- the LOC132572202 gene encoding zinc finger protein ZFP2-like isoform X1, with translation MLLSPKVGGGIWLWDSSWKLGQLEKMSRGHPPGPPVSFEEVAVFFTKEEWALLDPAQRALYWEVMQENYETAASLGLWVPGPFLDSQDHLREMGFLHSSEESGGCVGVPLSAGDTRGTERQGQPGEVSTERVEDLEVEPWDRDGPPRQLKGKQKGRKELVACQGRNMDEIPILGQEEKGRNKWPKTGVRFSSTSNANKVQKIQIGKKTYNCVECGKSFCQKGNLTLHQRSHTEEKPYKCPECGKNFSHSGNITKHRRIHTGEKPYKCLDFGKSFSQQGNLSLHQRIHTGEKPYKCFECGKDFSQHAHLIRHRMSHTGERPCKCLECGKSFSLTSFTLHQKIHTEEKLYKCLECGKSFAHKRNLTLHQRIHTGEKPYTCLKCEKRFTQKGNLTLHQRIHTGEKPYTCIECEKSFTQKGNLTSHQRIHRGAKPYKCWECGQNFSCNGSRTRHQRIHTGEKPYKCFECGKNFSYSSSMTKHQNIHRGVKPYKCLECGRSFTQKSNLTLHQRIHTGEKPYKCLECGRSFPQKSNLTLHQRIHTGEKPYKCLECGRSFTQKGKLTLHQRIHTGEKPYKCLECGKSFRSRHHLTLHQHIHNEK, from the exons ATGCTTCTTTCCCCTAAGGTCGGGGGTGGAATTTGGCTCTGGGACAGTAGCTGGAAACTG GGGCAGTTAGAGAAGATGAGCAGGGGACATCCTCCTGGGCCCCCAGTGTCttttgaggaggtggccgtgttCTTCACGAAAGAGGAATGGGCTCTGCTGGATCCAGCCCAACGAGCTCTGTACTGGGAGGTCATGCAAGAGAACTATGAGACTGCAGCCTCCCTGG GACTTTGGGTGCCTGGACCATTCCTTGATTCGCAGGACCACCTAAGAGAAATGGGTTTCCTTCACAGTTCTGAAGAATCCGGAGGGTGTGTGGGTGTCCCCTTGTCAG CAGGAGACACACGAGGTACTGAGAGACAGGGGCAACCGGGAGAGGTGTCTACAGAACGAGTAGAGGATCTGGAGGTGGAACCTTGGGATCGAGATGGACCTCCAAGGCAGCTGAAAGGAAaacagaagggaagaaaggaactgGTTGCATGTCAAGGCAGAAACATGGACGAAATCCCAATCCTAGGCcaagaagaaaagggaagaaatAAGTGGCCCAAGACAGGGGTAAGGTTCAGCTCCACATCCAATGCTAACAAAGTCCAGAAGATCCAAATAGGCAAGAAAACATATAACTGcgtggagtgtgggaagagcttctgTCAAAAGGGTAACCTTACTTTACATCAGAGGAGTCACACAgaggagaagccatataaatgcccaGAATGTGGGAAGAACTTCTCTCACAGTGGCAACATAACTAAACATCGAAGAATTCATAccggggagaagccatataaatgtttggACTTTGGGAAGAGCTTCAGTCAGCAGGGTAACCTTAGTTTGCATCAGAGGATTCACACTGgcgagaagccatataaatgctttgaGTGTGGAAAGGACTTCAGTCAGCATGCACACCTCATTAGACATCGCATGAGTCACACGGGAGAAAGGCCAtgcaaatgcttggagtgtgggaagagcttcagccTGACCAGCTTTACTTTACATCAGAAGATTCACACAGAGGAGAAGCTCtataaatgcttagagtgtggaaagagctttgcaCATAAGCGTAACCTTACTTTACACCAGaggattcatactggggagaagccttaTACATGCTTAAAGTGCGAAAAGAGATTCACTCAGAAGGGTAACCTTACTTTACACCAGAGGATTCATACCGGAGAGAAGCCCTATACATGCATAGAGTGCGAAAAGAGCTTCACTCAGAAGGGTAACCTTACTTCACATCAGAGGATTCACAGAGGAgcgaagccatataaatgctgggAGTGTGGACAGAACTTCTCTTGTAATGGCAGCAGAACTAGACACCAAaggattcacacaggagagaagccatataaatgctttgaGTGTGGAAAGAACTTTTCTTATAGTAGCAGCATGACTAAACATCAAAACATTCACAGAGGAGTGAAGccctataaatgcttggagtgcggaAGGAGCTTCACTCAGAAGAGTAACCTTACTTTACACCAGaggattcatactggggagaagccctataaatgcttggagtgcggaAGGAGCTTCCCTCAGAAGAGTAACCTTACTTTACACCAGaggattcatactggggagaagccttaTAAATGCTTAGAGTGCGGAAGGAGCTTCACTCAGAAGGGTAAACTTACTTTACACCAGaggattcacacaggagagaagccctacaaatgcttggagtgtggaaagagcttcaggaGCAGACACCACCTTACTTTACATCAACATATTCACAATGAGAAGTAG
- the LOC132572202 gene encoding zinc finger protein 135-like isoform X2 encodes MSRGHPPGPPVSFEEVAVFFTKEEWALLDPAQRALYWEVMQENYETAASLGLWVPGPFLDSQDHLREMGFLHSSEESGGCVGVPLSAGDTRGTERQGQPGEVSTERVEDLEVEPWDRDGPPRQLKGKQKGRKELVACQGRNMDEIPILGQEEKGRNKWPKTGVRFSSTSNANKVQKIQIGKKTYNCVECGKSFCQKGNLTLHQRSHTEEKPYKCPECGKNFSHSGNITKHRRIHTGEKPYKCLDFGKSFSQQGNLSLHQRIHTGEKPYKCFECGKDFSQHAHLIRHRMSHTGERPCKCLECGKSFSLTSFTLHQKIHTEEKLYKCLECGKSFAHKRNLTLHQRIHTGEKPYTCLKCEKRFTQKGNLTLHQRIHTGEKPYTCIECEKSFTQKGNLTSHQRIHRGAKPYKCWECGQNFSCNGSRTRHQRIHTGEKPYKCFECGKNFSYSSSMTKHQNIHRGVKPYKCLECGRSFTQKSNLTLHQRIHTGEKPYKCLECGRSFPQKSNLTLHQRIHTGEKPYKCLECGRSFTQKGKLTLHQRIHTGEKPYKCLECGKSFRSRHHLTLHQHIHNEK; translated from the exons ATGAGCAGGGGACATCCTCCTGGGCCCCCAGTGTCttttgaggaggtggccgtgttCTTCACGAAAGAGGAATGGGCTCTGCTGGATCCAGCCCAACGAGCTCTGTACTGGGAGGTCATGCAAGAGAACTATGAGACTGCAGCCTCCCTGG GACTTTGGGTGCCTGGACCATTCCTTGATTCGCAGGACCACCTAAGAGAAATGGGTTTCCTTCACAGTTCTGAAGAATCCGGAGGGTGTGTGGGTGTCCCCTTGTCAG CAGGAGACACACGAGGTACTGAGAGACAGGGGCAACCGGGAGAGGTGTCTACAGAACGAGTAGAGGATCTGGAGGTGGAACCTTGGGATCGAGATGGACCTCCAAGGCAGCTGAAAGGAAaacagaagggaagaaaggaactgGTTGCATGTCAAGGCAGAAACATGGACGAAATCCCAATCCTAGGCcaagaagaaaagggaagaaatAAGTGGCCCAAGACAGGGGTAAGGTTCAGCTCCACATCCAATGCTAACAAAGTCCAGAAGATCCAAATAGGCAAGAAAACATATAACTGcgtggagtgtgggaagagcttctgTCAAAAGGGTAACCTTACTTTACATCAGAGGAGTCACACAgaggagaagccatataaatgcccaGAATGTGGGAAGAACTTCTCTCACAGTGGCAACATAACTAAACATCGAAGAATTCATAccggggagaagccatataaatgtttggACTTTGGGAAGAGCTTCAGTCAGCAGGGTAACCTTAGTTTGCATCAGAGGATTCACACTGgcgagaagccatataaatgctttgaGTGTGGAAAGGACTTCAGTCAGCATGCACACCTCATTAGACATCGCATGAGTCACACGGGAGAAAGGCCAtgcaaatgcttggagtgtgggaagagcttcagccTGACCAGCTTTACTTTACATCAGAAGATTCACACAGAGGAGAAGCTCtataaatgcttagagtgtggaaagagctttgcaCATAAGCGTAACCTTACTTTACACCAGaggattcatactggggagaagccttaTACATGCTTAAAGTGCGAAAAGAGATTCACTCAGAAGGGTAACCTTACTTTACACCAGAGGATTCATACCGGAGAGAAGCCCTATACATGCATAGAGTGCGAAAAGAGCTTCACTCAGAAGGGTAACCTTACTTCACATCAGAGGATTCACAGAGGAgcgaagccatataaatgctgggAGTGTGGACAGAACTTCTCTTGTAATGGCAGCAGAACTAGACACCAAaggattcacacaggagagaagccatataaatgctttgaGTGTGGAAAGAACTTTTCTTATAGTAGCAGCATGACTAAACATCAAAACATTCACAGAGGAGTGAAGccctataaatgcttggagtgcggaAGGAGCTTCACTCAGAAGAGTAACCTTACTTTACACCAGaggattcatactggggagaagccctataaatgcttggagtgcggaAGGAGCTTCCCTCAGAAGAGTAACCTTACTTTACACCAGaggattcatactggggagaagccttaTAAATGCTTAGAGTGCGGAAGGAGCTTCACTCAGAAGGGTAAACTTACTTTACACCAGaggattcacacaggagagaagccctacaaatgcttggagtgtggaaagagcttcaggaGCAGACACCACCTTACTTTACATCAACATATTCACAATGAGAAGTAG